The following coding sequences are from one Chloroflexaceae bacterium window:
- the dnaA gene encoding chromosomal replication initiator protein DnaA, whose protein sequence is MNLNQIWQAALGTIQLQTSRQEFDTWLRGTSLLALDGGLATVGTISPFHKEGLETRFLAPVRRSLGDVVGYPVQVRVVIASSGQQTALGESPAVPAALSASDEDRYDGGERAVQLELSSAMRSGMLNPKYTFSRFIVGSSNRLAHAACLAVADKPGQAYNPLFLYGGVGLGKTHLLHAIGNYVLDRDPEINVLYVSSEKFTNDLINAIRRQQTDEFRMRYRNIDVLLIDDIQFIAGKESTQEEFFHTFNALHSAAKHIVISSDKPPKAILTLEERLRSRFEWGLIADIQPPDLETRTAILRAKGDQMNVFVPDEVIDFLAHKVQSNIRELEGSLNRVAAYAAMHSLPISVEVATQALADLLGSTRRRRITADSIIQAVSEHYGIDVRALTGRGRSRNVVVPRHVAMYLLREETEASLVDIGNMLGGRDHTTVMYACEKVAEEINTDNRLRSEVLSIREKLHSQAG, encoded by the coding sequence GTGAACTTAAACCAGATCTGGCAAGCAGCACTGGGCACGATACAATTGCAGACCTCGCGCCAGGAGTTTGACACCTGGCTGCGCGGAACGAGCCTGCTGGCCCTCGATGGGGGCTTAGCCACAGTTGGCACAATATCGCCTTTCCACAAGGAGGGGCTGGAGACGCGCTTTCTGGCGCCAGTGCGACGTTCCCTCGGCGATGTGGTTGGCTACCCGGTGCAGGTGCGCGTAGTGATTGCCAGTAGCGGGCAGCAGACTGCTCTCGGCGAAAGCCCCGCCGTGCCTGCCGCCCTCTCCGCAAGCGATGAAGACCGCTACGACGGCGGCGAGCGGGCGGTGCAATTGGAGCTCTCCAGCGCCATGCGTTCGGGGATGCTCAACCCGAAGTACACCTTCTCGCGCTTTATCGTCGGGTCCAGCAACCGCCTGGCCCACGCCGCCTGTCTGGCCGTCGCCGATAAGCCGGGCCAGGCCTATAATCCGCTCTTCCTCTATGGCGGCGTGGGCCTGGGGAAAACGCACCTGCTCCATGCGATCGGCAATTATGTGCTCGACCGCGACCCAGAAATTAATGTGCTCTATGTTTCCTCGGAGAAGTTTACCAATGATTTGATCAATGCCATCCGCCGCCAGCAGACCGACGAGTTCCGGATGCGCTACCGGAACATAGATGTGCTGCTGATCGATGACATCCAGTTCATCGCCGGCAAAGAGTCCACCCAGGAGGAGTTCTTCCACACCTTCAACGCCCTTCACTCCGCGGCCAAGCATATCGTGATCAGCTCCGATAAGCCGCCCAAGGCGATCCTGACCCTGGAAGAACGCCTCCGCTCGCGCTTCGAATGGGGGCTGATCGCTGATATTCAGCCGCCGGACCTGGAGACGCGCACCGCCATCCTGCGCGCTAAGGGCGATCAGATGAACGTCTTTGTGCCCGATGAGGTGATTGACTTCCTGGCCCACAAGGTGCAGAGCAATATCCGTGAGCTTGAGGGCAGTTTGAACCGCGTGGCGGCCTACGCTGCCATGCACAGTCTGCCCATCAGTGTCGAGGTGGCAACCCAGGCCCTCGCCGATCTGCTCGGCAGTACGCGCCGGCGCCGCATCACCGCCGACTCGATTATCCAGGCCGTAAGCGAACACTACGGCATTGACGTGCGCGCGCTGACCGGCCGCGGCCGCTCGCGCAATGTCGTGGTGCCGCGCCACGTGGCGATGTACCTGCTTCGCGAGGAGACGGAGGCGAGCCTGGTGGATATCGGCAATATGCTCGGCGGCCGCGACCATACCACGGTAATGTATGCCTGCGAAAAGGTCGCCGAGGAGATAAACACCGATAACCGGCTCCGCAGCGAGGTGCTGAGCATCCGCGAAAAACTGCACTCCCAGGCGGGTTGA
- the scpB gene encoding SMC-Scp complex subunit ScpB, whose protein sequence is MSDFHPDVQPTLPHLPPPTVAPTLVQLVESLLFIASEPVSVSQLARTLEAPADAVEAALEQLALQCRERGVRVQRHGELAQLVSAPEAARVVGRFLGVQASGRLSSAALEVLAIIAYRQPVTRAQIEAIRGVDSSGALRALLARDLICEAGRLESVGRPILYATTPAFLQQFGLTSLADLPPLDLPPATDENGGPATSSEA, encoded by the coding sequence ATGAGCGATTTCCACCCCGACGTGCAGCCCACCCTGCCTCACCTGCCGCCCCCAACAGTTGCGCCGACCCTGGTGCAACTGGTGGAGAGTCTGCTCTTCATCGCCAGCGAACCGGTTAGCGTCTCGCAACTGGCGCGCACCCTCGAAGCGCCTGCCGACGCGGTGGAAGCAGCCCTGGAGCAACTGGCCCTCCAGTGTCGCGAGCGGGGGGTGCGGGTGCAGCGGCATGGCGAACTGGCTCAACTCGTGAGCGCCCCGGAGGCAGCGCGCGTGGTCGGGCGCTTTCTCGGCGTCCAGGCCAGCGGGCGCCTCTCCAGCGCCGCGCTGGAGGTGCTGGCCATCATCGCCTACCGCCAGCCGGTCACCCGGGCCCAGATCGAGGCTATTCGCGGCGTTGATAGCAGCGGCGCGCTGCGCGCTCTGCTCGCCCGCGACCTGATCTGCGAAGCCGGGCGTCTCGAAAGCGTCGGGCGGCCGATCCTCTACGCTACCACCCCGGCTTTCCTGCAGCAATTTGGCCTGACCAGCCTGGCGGATCTGCCGCCGCTCGATCTGCCGCCAGCCACCGATGAGAATGGCGGTCCGGCCACTTCCTCCGAGGCATAG